A genomic stretch from Aminobacter aminovorans includes:
- a CDS encoding EF-hand domain-containing protein, producing MNTSTRIAIAFVALAGTAGTSAFAANGQGQRGQNMKPQMRFERADADKSGDVTFEEFTAAMNTRLLDADENTDGKITVAEVADQIQRMRAERMAERLIKRFDANGDGELTKAEIETRQKKMFALLDRNDDGKIVKDEMPARNWRGGNGKR from the coding sequence ATGAACACGTCAACAAGGATCGCGATCGCCTTTGTCGCCCTCGCCGGTACTGCCGGAACCTCCGCCTTTGCCGCCAACGGGCAGGGGCAGCGCGGCCAGAACATGAAGCCGCAGATGCGCTTCGAACGGGCTGATGCCGACAAGAGCGGTGACGTCACCTTCGAGGAGTTCACTGCCGCTATGAACACCCGGCTGCTGGATGCCGATGAAAACACCGACGGCAAGATCACCGTTGCCGAGGTGGCGGACCAGATACAGCGCATGCGTGCCGAGCGCATGGCTGAACGCCTGATCAAGCGCTTCGACGCCAATGGCGACGGCGAGCTGACCAAGGCGGAGATCGAAACGCGGCAGAAGAAGATGTTTGCTCTGCTCGACCGCAACGACGACGGCAAGATCGTCAAGGACGAGATGCCTGCCCGCAACTGGCGCGGCGGCAACGGCAAGCGCTGA
- a CDS encoding bifunctional [glutamine synthetase] adenylyltransferase/[glutamine synthetase]-adenylyl-L-tyrosine phosphorylase: MKTVAARTNATEWLLEPTTNVAPLDPERAQRELAEFAGVAKDEGLDRLAGFLKKKGVAQSFLAAVFDLSQFMRDSARRQPEILDRLFDQTIEQRLADIGIAIAAIPFEDGIAESALMMRLRRLKAEAHFLIALADLSSEANAADSVQRLSDLADLCTGAAVNFLLRDAHGQGKLKLPDPENPTVGSGWILLGMGKLGAHELNFSSDIDLVVFFDPEAPAIADPYEATELFARLTRRLVRIMQDRTEHGYVFRTDLRLRPDPGSTPLAIPVLAALHYYESRGQNWERAAMIKARPVAGDIAAGEAFLKELQPYVWRKYMDYAAIADVHSIKRQIHAHKGHGEVAVKGHNVKLGRGGIREIEFFVQTQQLIAGGRFPELRGRATVPMLTQLALRGWITSEARDALERQYWFLRSVEHAIQMVADEQTHMLPEDDEGLQRIAHMLGFADADAFSKAFRASLQEVERHYAALFEAAPELSSGVGNLVFTGDVDDPDTLHTLRQLGFQRPSDICRVIRSWHFGRYRATQSAEARERLTELTPALLEAFGKTRRADEALMRFDEFLAGLPAGIQLFSLLQSNPALLKLLATIMGAAPRLAGIITRRPHVFDGLLDPALLSELPDRAYLAARLAAFLESTRLYEEVLDRLRIFAAEQKFLIGVRLLAGAIDAARAGKAFSDLADLTVGAALEAVEAEFARRHGRIAGGRVAILGMGKLGSRELTAGSDVDLILLYDHSENAEESDGDKPMAPSHYFSRMTQRLIAAVSAPTAEGVLYELDLRLRPSGNKGPVATHIDSFRKYQRGDAWTWEHMALTRARPIAGDASLCTEVEVEVAAIIALPRDAAKVTTEAREMRQMIEDEKPPHDLWDIKLVPGGLIDLEFIAQVAVLTGRIEGHGHITGTAETLHRLAPGFADAQVRQDLVDAYALYQAITQMTRLCLTGAFERNDVPPGLSDLLLAATDLPDFSVLEAHLKETSQKVRDHFDLLLRAKRK, from the coding sequence ATGAAAACTGTGGCCGCCAGGACGAATGCGACCGAGTGGCTTCTGGAGCCCACCACCAACGTCGCGCCGCTCGACCCGGAGCGCGCGCAGCGCGAGCTGGCGGAGTTTGCAGGCGTTGCCAAGGACGAAGGGCTCGATCGTCTCGCCGGCTTCCTGAAGAAGAAGGGCGTGGCCCAGTCCTTTCTTGCCGCCGTCTTCGATCTCTCCCAGTTCATGCGTGACAGTGCCCGGCGGCAGCCCGAGATTCTGGACAGGCTGTTCGACCAGACCATCGAGCAGCGGCTCGCCGACATCGGCATTGCGATTGCCGCAATCCCGTTCGAGGACGGCATCGCCGAAAGCGCCCTGATGATGCGCCTGCGCCGGCTGAAGGCCGAGGCGCATTTCCTGATCGCGCTTGCCGACCTCTCGAGCGAGGCAAATGCGGCGGATAGCGTGCAAAGGCTGAGCGATCTTGCCGACCTGTGCACAGGCGCTGCAGTCAATTTCCTGCTCAGGGATGCGCATGGACAGGGCAAGCTCAAGCTGCCCGATCCCGAAAACCCGACCGTCGGTTCAGGCTGGATATTGCTCGGCATGGGCAAGCTCGGTGCTCACGAGCTGAACTTCTCCTCCGACATCGACCTCGTGGTGTTCTTCGATCCCGAGGCACCGGCCATCGCCGACCCGTATGAAGCAACGGAGCTGTTCGCCCGGCTTACCCGGCGGCTTGTCCGGATCATGCAGGATCGGACCGAACATGGTTACGTCTTCCGCACCGACCTGCGGCTGCGCCCCGATCCAGGCTCGACGCCGCTGGCCATTCCGGTCCTTGCAGCGCTGCACTATTACGAAAGCCGTGGCCAGAACTGGGAACGCGCCGCGATGATCAAGGCGCGCCCGGTGGCGGGCGACATCGCAGCCGGCGAGGCCTTTCTCAAGGAGCTTCAGCCCTATGTCTGGCGCAAATACATGGATTATGCGGCGATCGCCGACGTCCATTCGATCAAGCGCCAGATCCACGCCCACAAGGGCCATGGCGAGGTCGCGGTCAAGGGCCACAACGTCAAGCTCGGCCGCGGCGGCATCCGCGAAATCGAGTTCTTCGTCCAGACCCAGCAGCTGATTGCCGGTGGCCGCTTCCCCGAATTGCGCGGCCGGGCAACGGTGCCGATGCTGACGCAGCTTGCCTTGCGCGGCTGGATCACGTCGGAGGCCCGCGATGCGCTCGAACGGCAATACTGGTTCCTGCGCAGCGTCGAGCACGCCATCCAGATGGTCGCGGACGAGCAGACGCACATGCTGCCGGAGGACGACGAGGGCCTCCAGCGCATCGCCCATATGCTCGGCTTTGCCGACGCGGATGCCTTCTCCAAGGCGTTCCGCGCTTCGCTGCAGGAGGTCGAGCGTCATTATGCGGCGCTGTTCGAGGCTGCGCCCGAACTGTCCTCCGGCGTCGGCAATCTGGTCTTCACCGGCGACGTCGACGACCCCGACACGCTGCACACGCTGCGCCAACTCGGTTTCCAGCGCCCCTCCGACATCTGCCGCGTCATCCGCAGCTGGCATTTCGGCCGCTACCGAGCGACCCAGTCGGCCGAGGCGCGCGAGCGGCTGACCGAGCTCACGCCGGCACTGCTCGAAGCCTTCGGCAAGACCCGCCGCGCAGACGAGGCGCTGATGCGCTTCGACGAGTTTCTCGCCGGCCTGCCGGCGGGCATCCAGCTGTTTTCGCTGCTCCAGTCCAATCCCGCACTGCTCAAGCTGCTCGCCACCATCATGGGCGCAGCACCCCGGCTGGCCGGCATCATCACGCGCCGGCCGCATGTCTTCGACGGTTTGCTCGACCCGGCATTGCTGTCCGAACTGCCGGATCGCGCCTATCTTGCGGCGCGGCTGGCGGCCTTCCTCGAAAGCACCAGGCTCTACGAAGAAGTGCTCGACCGCCTGCGCATCTTTGCCGCCGAGCAGAAATTCCTGATCGGCGTCCGCCTGCTCGCCGGTGCGATCGACGCCGCCCGTGCCGGCAAGGCTTTTTCCGATCTCGCCGACCTGACGGTCGGGGCAGCACTCGAGGCCGTCGAGGCCGAATTCGCCCGGCGCCATGGCAGGATTGCCGGCGGCCGGGTGGCGATCCTCGGCATGGGCAAGCTCGGCAGCCGCGAACTGACAGCAGGCTCCGACGTCGACCTGATCCTGCTCTACGACCACAGCGAGAATGCCGAGGAGTCCGACGGCGACAAGCCGATGGCGCCGTCGCATTATTTCTCGCGCATGACCCAGCGCCTTATCGCTGCGGTATCGGCCCCGACGGCCGAAGGCGTGCTTTATGAGCTCGACCTCAGGCTGCGCCCATCGGGTAACAAGGGGCCTGTGGCCACCCATATCGACTCGTTCCGCAAATATCAGCGCGGCGATGCCTGGACCTGGGAGCACATGGCGCTGACGCGCGCGCGGCCGATCGCCGGCGATGCCTCGCTCTGCACCGAGGTGGAAGTCGAGGTCGCCGCCATCATCGCCTTGCCGCGCGATGCCGCCAAGGTAACGACCGAGGCGCGCGAGATGCGCCAGATGATCGAGGACGAAAAGCCGCCGCACGATCTCTGGGACATCAAGCTGGTCCCCGGAGGGCTGATCGATCTGGAGTTCATCGCCCAGGTCGCGGTCCTGACCGGCCGGATCGAAGGCCACGGGCACATCACCGGAACGGCCGAGACGCTGCATCGTCTTGCGCCGGGCTTTGCCGATGCGCAGGTGCGGCAGGATCTCGTCGATGCCTACGCGCTCTATCAGGCGATCACACAAATGACGAGGCTGTGCCTCACCGGTGCGTTCGAACGGAACGATGTTCCGCCGGGATTGTCGGACCTGTTGCTTGCCGCAACCGACCTTCCCGATTTCAGCGTGCTGGAGGCGCATCTCAAGGAGACGTCGCAAAAGGTCAGGGACCACTTTGACCTTCTGCTCCGTGCGAAGCGCAAATGA
- a CDS encoding sensor histidine kinase, translating into MAFRLPAIMKTTAARLSALYLLLFTLCAVLLVFYMTSLSARMLLAQTQETINEEVQGLARGYQRGGIPVLVRVVEQRSRQPGANLYLLADPNGQILSGNVESIQPGVLQREGWTELPFSYERYGEASGRRGAPAAGEQTETEARTEVGHNAIAVVLRLPNQMILMVGRDLGEPERFRSVIQRSLMLALAMMGFGGLLIWYFVGRRALKHIDSVSVASRRIMAGDLSGRLPVTGAGDEFDRLSENLNTMLARIAHLNDGLKQVSDNIAHDLKTPLTRLRNRAEAALSGKKTGADYREALEGTIAESDQLIRTFNAILMISRLEAGYSAESTDKVDLAAVVHDVVELYEPVAEELGVGFEGSVAGPVVVNGNRELIAQALSNIIDNAIKYSAGSVEKPHVGVTLQRDGDEIRLQVSDNGLGIPDEGDRARATERFVRLEKSRSQPGSGLGLSLAKAVMMFHNGRLDLLPGNPGLSVLMVFPGSKDA; encoded by the coding sequence ATGGCATTCAGGCTGCCGGCCATCATGAAGACGACCGCAGCGCGCCTCTCGGCGCTCTACTTGCTGCTTTTTACGCTCTGCGCAGTACTCCTGGTCTTCTACATGACGTCGCTGTCGGCACGCATGCTGCTGGCACAGACCCAGGAAACCATCAACGAAGAGGTCCAGGGCCTTGCCCGCGGCTATCAGCGCGGCGGTATCCCGGTTCTGGTGCGCGTGGTTGAACAGCGCTCGCGCCAGCCCGGCGCCAACCTGTACCTGCTCGCCGACCCCAACGGCCAGATCCTGTCGGGCAATGTCGAGAGCATACAGCCCGGCGTGCTGCAGCGCGAAGGCTGGACGGAACTGCCGTTCTCCTACGAGCGCTATGGCGAGGCTTCCGGAAGGCGCGGTGCGCCGGCCGCCGGTGAGCAGACCGAGACGGAAGCGCGTACCGAGGTCGGGCACAACGCAATCGCGGTGGTGCTGCGCCTTCCCAACCAGATGATCCTTATGGTCGGTCGCGACCTCGGCGAGCCGGAGCGTTTCCGCAGCGTCATTCAAAGGTCGCTGATGCTGGCTCTCGCCATGATGGGCTTTGGCGGCCTGTTGATCTGGTATTTCGTCGGCCGTCGCGCCTTGAAGCACATCGACAGTGTGTCGGTGGCCAGCCGACGCATCATGGCCGGCGACCTCAGCGGTCGCCTGCCGGTGACAGGTGCAGGCGACGAATTCGACCGGCTTTCCGAAAACCTCAATACGATGCTCGCCCGCATAGCCCATCTCAACGATGGGCTGAAGCAGGTGTCCGACAACATCGCCCACGACCTCAAGACGCCGCTGACGCGCCTGCGCAACCGCGCCGAGGCGGCCTTGTCGGGCAAGAAGACCGGAGCCGACTATCGCGAGGCGCTCGAAGGCACGATCGCCGAGTCCGACCAGCTCATCCGCACCTTCAATGCGATCCTGATGATCTCGCGCCTCGAGGCCGGCTATTCCGCCGAGTCGACCGACAAGGTCGATCTCGCCGCTGTCGTTCACGACGTCGTCGAGCTTTACGAGCCGGTTGCAGAGGAACTGGGCGTTGGCTTCGAGGGATCTGTGGCCGGTCCCGTGGTCGTCAACGGCAATCGCGAACTGATTGCCCAGGCGCTGTCCAACATCATCGACAACGCTATCAAATATTCCGCCGGGTCGGTCGAAAAGCCCCATGTCGGCGTCACCTTGCAGCGCGACGGCGACGAGATCCGGCTGCAGGTATCCGACAACGGCCTGGGCATTCCAGACGAAGGCGACCGGGCGCGCGCCACCGAGCGCTTCGTCCGGCTCGAAAAGAGCCGTTCGCAGCCGGGTTCCGGCCTTGGGCTCAGCCTCGCCAAGGCGGTGATGATGTTTCACAATGGCCGGCTTGATCTTCTGCCCGGCAATCCCGGATTATCGGTCCTGATGGTTTTCCCCGGATCGAAGGACGCATAG
- a CDS encoding response regulator transcription factor, with amino-acid sequence MKILVIEDDREAADYMQKAFAEAGHTAHVAGDGDSGFALADAGEYDVLVVDRMLPRRDGLSVIAGLRSRGNTTPVLILSALGEVDDRVTGLRAGGDDYLTKPYAFSELLARVEVLNRRAPTRESETLYRVGDLEIDRLSHTVRRASQEIVLQPREYRLLEYLMRHAGQVVTRTMLLENVWDYHFDPQTNVIDVHISRLRGKIEKGFEKPILHTIRGAGYMLKAG; translated from the coding sequence ATGAAGATTCTTGTCATCGAAGATGACCGCGAGGCTGCCGACTACATGCAGAAGGCATTCGCGGAAGCCGGCCATACCGCCCATGTCGCCGGCGACGGCGATTCAGGTTTCGCGCTTGCCGATGCTGGCGAATACGACGTCCTCGTCGTCGATCGCATGTTGCCGCGGCGCGATGGTCTATCAGTGATTGCCGGCCTGCGCTCGCGCGGCAACACGACACCTGTGCTGATCTTGTCGGCGCTCGGCGAGGTCGACGACCGGGTGACCGGCCTGCGCGCCGGCGGCGACGACTATCTCACCAAGCCCTACGCGTTCTCGGAATTGCTGGCGCGTGTCGAAGTCCTCAACCGCCGTGCCCCGACGCGTGAATCCGAGACGCTGTACCGGGTTGGCGATCTCGAGATCGACCGGCTGTCGCATACGGTGCGTCGCGCCTCGCAGGAGATCGTGCTGCAGCCGCGCGAATACCGTCTGCTCGAATATCTGATGCGCCACGCCGGCCAGGTGGTGACGCGCACCATGCTGCTCGAAAATGTCTGGGATTACCATTTCGATCCGCAGACCAATGTCATCGATGTCCATATCTCGCGGCTGCGCGGCAAGATCGAGAAGGGCTTCGAGAAGCCTATCCTGCACACCATCCGCGGCGCCGGCTACATGCTCAAGGCGGGCTGA
- a CDS encoding Do family serine endopeptidase: MSTTPLSRSRKRLMAAAASVALAGAIGFGAVTGGTAPVYAEAVRVEAPQAPGFADVVQQVSPAVVSVQVKARIDPAADTGSSPFSDQQGFDNLPDNHPLKRFFRQFGQDGNGNGNGNQDRPRFNRRDGSQKPRPVAQGSGFFISEDGYLVTNNHVVSDGTAYTVVTDDGKEYDAKLIGTDPRTDLAVLKVDASTKFTYVGFADDAKVRVGDWVVAVGNPFGLGGTVTAGIVSARGRDIGAGPYDDFLQIDAAVNRGNSGGPAFNLNGEVVGINTAIFSPSGGNVGIAFAIPASTAKQVVQDLMKSGSVQRGWLGVEIQPVTADVAESLGLKTEKGALVASAQDAGPAKQAGIVAGDIITGVNGQDVGSPKELSRLIAGITPGKSVDVTVWRNGKAETLKVNLGEIPGGDKKASADQPSSPAEPSTLADLGLTVTRSEDGKGLVITDVDPSSDAADRGIQAGDVITAVNAVEVQSASDVTKALDQAEKAGRKAVLFQISREDSNRFVALPLNQG, from the coding sequence ATGAGCACCACCCCCCTTTCGCGTTCTCGCAAGCGTCTCATGGCTGCCGCTGCATCCGTCGCCCTGGCGGGCGCGATCGGCTTCGGCGCCGTCACCGGCGGAACGGCCCCCGTCTACGCCGAGGCTGTGCGCGTCGAAGCGCCCCAGGCACCCGGCTTTGCCGACGTCGTCCAGCAGGTCTCGCCGGCTGTCGTCAGCGTGCAGGTCAAGGCCCGGATCGACCCGGCTGCCGACACCGGTTCGTCGCCTTTCTCCGACCAGCAGGGTTTCGACAATCTGCCCGACAATCACCCGCTGAAGCGCTTCTTCCGCCAGTTCGGCCAGGACGGCAACGGCAACGGCAACGGCAACCAGGATCGTCCGCGCTTCAACCGTCGTGACGGCAGCCAGAAGCCGCGTCCAGTGGCGCAGGGTTCGGGCTTCTTCATCTCCGAGGACGGCTATCTCGTCACCAACAACCACGTCGTTTCGGATGGCACCGCCTATACGGTGGTCACCGATGACGGCAAGGAATACGACGCCAAGCTGATCGGCACCGATCCGCGCACCGATCTGGCCGTGCTCAAGGTCGATGCCAGCACCAAGTTCACCTATGTCGGCTTTGCCGATGACGCCAAGGTTCGCGTCGGCGACTGGGTCGTTGCCGTCGGCAATCCGTTCGGCCTCGGCGGCACTGTCACTGCCGGCATCGTCTCGGCCCGTGGCCGCGATATCGGCGCCGGTCCTTATGACGACTTCCTGCAGATCGACGCAGCGGTCAACCGCGGCAATTCGGGCGGCCCCGCCTTCAACCTGAATGGCGAAGTCGTCGGCATCAACACCGCCATCTTCTCGCCCTCGGGCGGCAATGTCGGCATCGCCTTCGCCATCCCGGCCTCGACCGCCAAGCAGGTGGTCCAGGACCTGATGAAGAGTGGCAGCGTGCAGCGTGGCTGGCTCGGCGTGGAAATTCAGCCTGTGACCGCTGATGTCGCGGAATCGCTCGGCCTGAAGACCGAGAAGGGTGCGCTCGTGGCGAGCGCCCAGGACGCCGGCCCGGCCAAGCAGGCGGGTATCGTCGCCGGCGACATCATCACCGGTGTCAATGGCCAGGACGTCGGCTCGCCGAAGGAACTGTCGCGCCTCATCGCCGGCATCACGCCAGGAAAGTCGGTCGACGTCACCGTCTGGCGCAACGGCAAGGCCGAAACCCTGAAGGTCAACCTCGGCGAGATCCCGGGCGGCGACAAGAAGGCCTCGGCCGACCAGCCGTCGTCGCCGGCCGAGCCGAGCACCTTGGCTGACCTCGGCCTGACCGTGACCCGTTCCGAGGACGGCAAGGGCCTCGTCATCACCGATGTCGACCCCTCCAGCGACGCCGCCGACCGTGGCATTCAGGCCGGCGACGTGATCACTGCGGTCAATGCCGTCGAGGTCCAGTCGGCGTCCGACGTCACCAAGGCGCTCGACCAGGCGGAGAAGGCGGGCCGCAAGGCCGTCCTGTTCCAGATCAGCCGCGAGGACTCCAACCGCTTCGTCGCCCTGCCGCTCAATCAGGGCTGA
- a CDS encoding cytochrome c-type biogenesis protein, which translates to MNGRLPAIAGFVAALLFAGTALAVKPSEMLADPKLEARARLLSEELRCMVCQNQSIDESDAELAGDLRVLLRERLLAGDSDEQVMAYIVSRYGEFVLLKPQFNLRNALLWGTPVLLLLGGGAFVLLSARSRRRQEPAGLTKDEQAALEAILNKDV; encoded by the coding sequence ATGAACGGCCGGCTGCCGGCGATCGCGGGATTTGTCGCAGCGCTGCTGTTTGCAGGAACGGCGCTTGCGGTGAAGCCCAGCGAAATGCTTGCCGATCCGAAGCTCGAGGCACGTGCGCGGCTGCTTTCGGAAGAGCTGCGCTGCATGGTCTGCCAGAACCAGTCGATCGACGAATCCGATGCCGAACTGGCCGGCGATCTCCGGGTGCTGTTGCGCGAGCGGCTGCTGGCCGGCGACAGCGACGAGCAGGTGATGGCCTACATCGTCTCGCGTTATGGCGAATTCGTGCTGCTCAAGCCGCAGTTCAACCTGCGCAACGCCTTGCTGTGGGGCACGCCGGTGCTGCTCCTGCTCGGCGGTGGCGCCTTCGTCTTGCTGTCGGCCCGATCGCGCCGCAGGCAGGAGCCTGCAGGGCTGACCAAGGACGAGCAGGCAGCGCTCGAAGCGATCCTGAACAAGGACGTGTGA
- a CDS encoding heme lyase CcmF/NrfE family subunit, with amino-acid sequence MVETGHFALILAFALSLVQSLVPLYGAYKGDTRLMAVGGPVTVTGFALIALSFAALTMAYVQSDFSVTNVWENSHSLQPLIYKFTGTWGNHEGSMLLWVLILSFFGALVAAFGSNLPATLRANVLAVQGWIGTAFLLFILITSNPFARLVPAPIEGKDLNPILQDVGLAVHPPLLYLGYVGFSICFSFAVAALIEGRIDAAWARWVRPWTLAAWVFLTGGIAMGSYWAYYELGWGGFWFWDPVENASFMPWLAGTALLHSAIVMEKRSALKIWTLLLAILTFSLSLLGTFLVRSGVLTSVHSFASDPSRGVFILCILTLFIGGSLALFAFRASSLTAGGIFHPISREGSLVLNNLFLTTATATVLIGTLYPLVVEALFGDKISVGEPFFNLTFGPLMIPLLVVVPFGPLLAWKRGDVFAVAQRLMFAFGAALLAVLVTYLFIDGASVFAALGAGLSAWLVLGALTDLALKAGIGNVAPRMALRRFVGLPRSVFGTAIAHLGLGLTLLGIVGVLSFEKEAILVMKPGQVVEISGYSLRFDGLTPVRGPNFTEDRGHFSLLGANGQPSDVIMSSKRFYPVRQMPTTEAGIKTMWLSQLYVSLGDESGDGSVVVRVWWKPLVTLIWGGSLVMMLGGFVSLLDRRLRVGAPARRKSAKPVAVPS; translated from the coding sequence ATGGTCGAGACGGGTCACTTCGCGCTTATCCTGGCGTTCGCCCTGTCGCTGGTGCAGTCGCTCGTTCCGCTCTACGGAGCCTACAAGGGCGACACCAGGCTGATGGCGGTCGGCGGTCCTGTCACCGTCACCGGCTTTGCCCTGATCGCCTTGTCTTTCGCCGCCTTGACGATGGCCTATGTCCAGTCCGACTTCTCGGTCACCAATGTCTGGGAGAATTCTCACTCGCTGCAGCCGCTGATCTACAAGTTCACCGGCACCTGGGGTAACCACGAAGGCTCGATGCTGCTGTGGGTGCTGATCCTCAGCTTCTTCGGCGCCCTGGTCGCGGCCTTCGGCAGCAATCTTCCGGCCACGCTGCGCGCCAATGTGCTCGCCGTCCAGGGCTGGATCGGCACGGCCTTCCTGCTCTTCATCCTGATCACGTCCAACCCGTTCGCCCGGCTTGTGCCGGCGCCGATCGAGGGCAAGGATCTCAACCCGATCCTCCAGGACGTCGGCCTCGCGGTTCATCCGCCGCTGCTTTATCTCGGTTATGTCGGCTTCTCCATCTGCTTCTCCTTTGCGGTGGCAGCCCTGATCGAGGGCCGCATCGACGCCGCCTGGGCACGCTGGGTGCGGCCGTGGACGCTCGCTGCCTGGGTGTTCCTGACCGGCGGCATCGCCATGGGCTCCTACTGGGCCTATTACGAACTCGGCTGGGGCGGCTTCTGGTTCTGGGATCCGGTCGAGAACGCATCCTTCATGCCGTGGCTGGCCGGCACGGCGCTGCTGCACTCGGCCATCGTCATGGAAAAGCGCTCGGCGCTGAAGATCTGGACGCTGCTGCTCGCCATCCTGACCTTCTCGCTGTCCTTGCTCGGTACATTCCTGGTGCGTTCGGGCGTGTTGACCTCGGTTCACTCCTTTGCCAGCGACCCGAGCCGCGGCGTGTTCATCCTTTGCATACTGACGCTGTTCATCGGCGGTTCGCTGGCGCTGTTTGCCTTTCGGGCGTCGTCGCTGACGGCCGGCGGCATCTTCCATCCGATCTCGCGCGAAGGCTCGCTGGTGCTGAACAATCTGTTCCTGACCACCGCGACCGCGACCGTGCTGATCGGCACGCTCTATCCGCTGGTCGTCGAAGCTTTGTTCGGCGACAAGATTTCCGTCGGCGAGCCGTTCTTCAACCTCACCTTCGGCCCGCTGATGATCCCGCTTCTGGTCGTCGTGCCGTTCGGCCCGCTGCTGGCCTGGAAGCGCGGCGATGTCTTTGCGGTGGCGCAGCGGCTGATGTTTGCCTTTGGCGCGGCCCTGCTGGCAGTCCTTGTGACATATCTGTTCATCGATGGCGCCTCGGTGTTCGCGGCTCTCGGTGCTGGTCTTTCGGCCTGGCTGGTGCTCGGCGCGCTCACCGATCTCGCCTTGAAGGCCGGCATCGGCAATGTCGCGCCGAGGATGGCGCTGCGCCGTTTCGTCGGCCTGCCGCGCTCGGTGTTCGGCACGGCGATCGCCCATCTCGGTCTTGGCTTGACGCTGCTCGGCATCGTCGGCGTGCTGTCCTTCGAGAAGGAAGCGATCCTGGTCATGAAGCCGGGGCAGGTGGTGGAAATCTCCGGCTACAGTCTGCGCTTCGACGGGCTGACGCCGGTCCGTGGGCCGAACTTCACCGAGGATCGGGGCCATTTCTCTCTGCTCGGCGCCAATGGGCAGCCGAGCGATGTCATCATGTCGTCCAAGCGTTTCTATCCGGTGCGCCAGATGCCGACGACGGAAGCGGGCATCAAGACGATGTGGCTCAGCCAGCTTTATGTCTCGCTCGGCGATGAATCGGGCGACGGCTCCGTGGTCGTGCGTGTCTGGTGGAAGCCGCTGGTCACGCTGATCTGGGGCGGATCGCTGGTGATGATGCTGGGCGGCTTCGTCTCGCTGCTCGACCGCCGCCTGCGGGTGGGCGCGCCGGCGCGGCGCAAATCCGCCAAGCCGGTTGCGGTGCCATCATGA
- the ccmE gene encoding cytochrome c maturation protein CcmE has translation MTRKQKRLSVIAGALAFLGAATALTFYALGQKASYFYMPADLQAATLQPGQRIRLGGLVENGSILRGQGTQVEFGVTDSEKTVKVRYTGILPDLFREGQGVITEGSFGPDGEFIADSVLAKHDENYMPKEVADSLKAKGVWQETTQ, from the coding sequence ATGACGCGCAAGCAAAAACGGCTTTCGGTGATCGCAGGCGCGCTGGCCTTCCTGGGGGCGGCAACCGCGCTGACCTTCTACGCGCTCGGCCAGAAGGCGTCCTATTTCTACATGCCCGCGGATCTGCAGGCTGCGACCCTGCAGCCCGGCCAGCGCATTCGCCTCGGCGGTCTTGTCGAGAACGGCAGCATCCTGCGCGGGCAGGGCACCCAGGTCGAGTTCGGCGTAACCGATTCCGAAAAGACGGTGAAAGTGCGCTATACCGGTATCCTGCCCGATCTGTTCCGGGAGGGGCAGGGTGTGATCACCGAAGGCAGTTTCGGGCCGGATGGCGAGTTCATCGCCGACAGCGTGCTGGCCAAGCACGACGAGAACTACATGCCGAAGGAAGTCGCCGACAGCCTGAAGGCGAAGGGCGTATGGCAGGAGACCACGCAATGA